A single genomic interval of Armigeres subalbatus isolate Guangzhou_Male chromosome 1, GZ_Asu_2, whole genome shotgun sequence harbors:
- the LOC134206951 gene encoding uncharacterized protein LOC134206951, translating into MSVERKLRIDTDHAACSEACPVYQRQLEKRRSKAYFSICPPEAKHDTAPALNRLNTFQIDSIHFDTTISGTLSTHFCLAPQSDADRFLLLDALSLSDLGNQLTRLSGPDLTSSGSVFDSTPGRTLAVSIEGAPDPPNAVEPMLPAFISRPGPAFGVRDEVFRAPVIVYIPPDRTRDIQLIESHCRSVTSVSDSAAPCPHDVMIFGDFNLAGIAWIPTHSGFFQPDYAISSLHAGAIKLLDGYRIATLQQINGTRNENNRSLDLCFVSDRDLAPYIAAAPIPLVKLALHHTPLIVAIESNADHDFVIIPTAVSYNYRKADHRGIADVLSNLDWERVLDPVDVNAAAQTFSHVLSYVIDRHVPKKTARAAPSAPWMTRELKSLKTTKRAAFKRFTRSRTLTLKQHYVQLNHEYKRLSKSCYQRYQRGIQRRLKTHPKSFWNFVNEQCKESGLPSSMVFNGVTASSHQEICNFFSSKFASVFSDEELSADRISLAAENVPLSNRVISNIDLTDATISDAISRIKTSFNSGPDGIPSSLLKKHSDSLLSPLQHIFRLSLSSGTFPSCWKSAQMYPVYKKGSKRDINNYRGITSLSAAKFELVVFDPMVSYCKQIICSDQHGFYAGRSTTTNLLCLTSSYYQ; encoded by the exons ATGAGTGTGGAGCGGAAACTAAGGATCGATACTGACCACGCTGCCTGTAGTGAAGCATGTCCGGTGTACCAGAGGCAACTGGAGAAGCGTAGAA GTAAAGCTTACTTTAGTATATGTCCGCCCGAAGCAAAGCAtgatactgcacccgccctcaatCGACTTAACACGTTCCAGATTGACTCCATACACTTCGATACAACAATCTCCGGCACACTCTCTACCCATTTTTGTCTGGCTCCGCAATCCGATGCCGATCGCTTTTTATTGCTGGATGCTCTATCTCTATCGGACTTAGGCAACCAACTCACCAGACTATCTGGTCCAGATCTTACTTCTTCTGGATCCGTTTTCGACTCaacaccgggacgcacacttgccgtTAGTATTGAGGGAGCCCCTGACCCCCCCAACGCAGTCGAGCCAATGCTGCCAGCGTTCATCAGTCGTCCTGGTCCTGCGTTTGGGGTGAGGGATGAGGTCTTCCGAGCTCCTGTGATCG TTTACATACCACCGGATCGGACTCGAGACATTCAACTAATCGAGTCACACTGTCGTTCGGTTACATCCGTATCCGACTCAGCTGCCCCATGCCCCCACGATGTTATGATCTTTGGTGATTTCAACCTAGCGGGCATTGCTTGGATTCCAACGCATAGTGGCTTCTTCCAACCTGACTATGCGATCTCTTCTCTTCATGCCGGAGCCATTAAGCTTCTCGATGGATACAGAATTGCTACCTTGCAACAGATTAACGGCACCAGGAACGAGAACAATCGATCTTTGGATCTTTGCTTCGTCAGCGACCGTGATTTGGCTCCATACATCGCTGCTGCTCCTATACCGTTGGTGAAACTGGCGCTACACCATACTCCGCTGATCGTTGCGATTGAGAGCAATGCGGATCACGATTTTGTTATTATTCCCACTGCTGTCTCATATAATTACCGGAAGGCTGATCATCGTGGAATTGCAGACGTACTTTCTAATTTGGATTGGGAGCGAGTTCTAGACCCCGTTGACGTCAACGCTGCGGCACAAACGTTTTCACACGTGTTATCTTACGTAATCGACAGACACGTACCGAAGAAGACTGCTCGTGCTGCCCCTAGCGCACCGTGGATGACGAGGGAACTCAAATCCTTAAAGACTACTAAACGGGCGGCTTTCAAAAGATTTACAAGATCTCGTACATTAACGTTGAAACAGCACTACGTTCAACTAAACCATGAATACAAGCGCTTGAGCAAATCCTGCTACCAACGATACCAGAGAGGGATCCAACGAAGGCTTAAAACTCACccgaaatccttctggaattttgtGAATGAGCAGTGTAAGGAATCCGGATTACCATCCTCCATGGTCTTTAACGGTGTCACCGCTTCGTCACATCAAGAAATCTGCAACTTCTTCAGTTCCAAGTTTGCCAGTGTGTTTTCGGACGAGGAATTATCTGCTGACCGTATATCACTTGCTGCAGAAAATGTCCCATTGTCTAATCGAGTGATTAGTAACATCGACCTAACTGATGCGACAATTTCAGATGCCATCTCGCGAATAAAAACCTCGTTCAATTCAGGACCTGACGGCATTCCTTCATCGCTGCTCAAGAAACATTCCGACAGTCTTCTCTCACCACTTCAACACATTTTCAGACTTTCTCTTTCAAGTGGTACGTTTCCATCGTGTTGGAAGTCGGCCCAGATGTACCCTGTCTATAAGAAAGGAAGTAAGCGTGACATTAACAACTATCGAGGTATAACTTCGCTAAGTGCCGCTAAGTTTGAGCTGGTGGTGTTTGATCCGATGGTTTCGTACTGTAAACAGATCATTTGCTCGGACCAACATGGGTTTTATGCTGGGCGCTCGACGACGACAAATCTATTGTGCTTGACATCGTCATACTATCAGTGA